The following proteins are co-located in the Streptomyces sp. NBC_01198 genome:
- a CDS encoding MBL fold metallo-hydrolase: MSFPLPHALQALTPNVHAWLPDGHATWGMANCVVVTGRSPGSGAALLVDTPYTADMTRRLRRLIAGLGDRPAGGPEVRTVINTHGNGDHSYGNGLFPGAEIIATEANAEHLCAEPSPAELAGLVAGSDPDSALGAYVRQHFGRYGDFGGVSTVHPTRTFSGEVELDVDGVAVRLIEVGPAHTAGDLIVHLPEEGVVCAGDVVFNEDHPVHWAGPLESVERACRRILDCGPRVVVPGHGPVMTPADVRGYADYLLELRAAVHRGHAAGRPLPVLAAELIAGDPYPHWGLNERMAILAAVEYRALDGETGRADLVGLVGLAAEFAHRQETARGLGQDPGPDARLGAGADSVAAGSVRTGG, translated from the coding sequence ATGAGCTTCCCTCTGCCGCACGCGCTCCAGGCGCTGACTCCGAACGTCCACGCATGGCTGCCTGACGGCCACGCCACCTGGGGCATGGCCAACTGCGTGGTCGTGACCGGGCGGAGCCCGGGGTCCGGCGCCGCGCTCCTGGTCGACACCCCGTACACCGCCGACATGACCCGGCGGTTGCGGCGGCTGATCGCCGGGCTCGGTGACCGACCCGCAGGCGGACCCGAGGTCCGCACGGTGATCAACACCCACGGCAACGGGGACCACTCGTACGGCAACGGCCTCTTCCCCGGCGCCGAGATCATCGCCACCGAGGCCAACGCCGAGCATCTGTGCGCCGAGCCGTCGCCCGCCGAGCTGGCCGGCCTGGTCGCCGGGAGCGACCCGGACTCCGCCCTCGGGGCTTACGTGCGGCAGCACTTCGGCCGCTACGGCGACTTCGGCGGCGTCAGCACCGTCCACCCGACCCGTACCTTCAGCGGCGAGGTGGAACTGGACGTCGACGGGGTGGCGGTGCGGCTGATCGAGGTGGGTCCCGCGCACACCGCGGGCGACCTGATCGTCCACCTGCCGGAGGAGGGCGTCGTCTGTGCGGGCGACGTCGTCTTCAACGAGGACCACCCGGTGCACTGGGCCGGGCCGTTGGAGTCGGTGGAGCGCGCCTGCCGGCGCATCCTGGACTGCGGCCCGCGGGTGGTGGTGCCCGGGCACGGCCCCGTGATGACGCCCGCGGACGTCCGCGGCTACGCCGACTACCTGCTGGAGCTGCGCGCGGCGGTGCACCGCGGGCACGCGGCGGGCCGCCCGCTGCCGGTGCTGGCCGCCGAGCTGATCGCCGGCGACCCGTACCCGCACTGGGGGCTGAACGAGCGGATGGCGATCCTCGCGGCGGTCGAGTACCGCGCGCTGGACGGCGAGACCGGGCGCGCCGATCTGGTCGGCCTGGTGGGCCTGGCCGCCGAGTTCGCGCACCGCCAGGAGACCGCACGGGGCCTCGGACAGGACCCCGGACCCGACGCCCGCCTCGGCGCCGGAGCGGACAGCGTGGCCGCCGGGAGCGTCAGGACCGGCGGCTGA
- a CDS encoding MmyB family transcriptional regulator translates to MRDREAMQTLLARARARVDPGEFGLAPRGDPRGRKVAGLTHEHMTRLLGWPEHKYGYVERGRLAGIETELLEPIARILHLSDHEWEALVLYATGLPPAYRLDPQLGRAVPSPWERVLRGSREMAYVNDAAWDLVAYNSAFSRLFRRREVPGNVMRWMLLDPEARVTLGDWERSWLPLLVPQLRAAVVANPHNRTLAQLQADAGCDPVVARYLRTPTTEYIGPRAENALPVVHAELGPGWATLCTAGPFGVPGGRLMFVLFDQGEPPCHEPALCAPATGSVDPTWPELPCGHTHTAACSAGQHNEAP, encoded by the coding sequence ATGCGCGACCGCGAGGCGATGCAGACCCTGCTCGCCCGTGCCCGCGCGCGCGTCGACCCGGGGGAGTTCGGGCTCGCGCCGCGCGGCGACCCGCGGGGGCGCAAGGTCGCGGGGCTCACGCACGAGCACATGACGCGGCTGCTCGGCTGGCCCGAGCACAAGTACGGCTACGTCGAGCGCGGCCGGCTCGCGGGCATCGAGACGGAGTTGCTCGAACCCATCGCCCGCATCCTGCACCTGTCCGACCACGAGTGGGAGGCGCTGGTCCTCTACGCCACCGGGCTGCCGCCCGCCTACCGGCTCGATCCGCAGCTGGGGCGGGCGGTGCCGAGCCCCTGGGAGCGGGTGCTGCGCGGCTCGCGCGAGATGGCGTACGTGAACGACGCCGCCTGGGACCTGGTCGCGTACAACTCGGCCTTCTCCCGGCTCTTCCGGCGGCGCGAGGTGCCGGGCAACGTGATGCGCTGGATGCTGCTCGACCCGGAGGCCCGGGTCACCCTCGGGGACTGGGAACGCAGCTGGCTGCCGCTGCTCGTACCGCAGTTGCGGGCCGCGGTGGTCGCCAACCCGCACAACAGGACGCTGGCGCAACTGCAGGCGGACGCCGGGTGCGATCCGGTGGTGGCCCGGTATCTGCGGACGCCGACGACCGAGTACATCGGGCCGCGGGCGGAGAACGCCCTGCCGGTCGTGCACGCCGAACTCGGCCCGGGCTGGGCCACGCTGTGCACCGCGGGGCCGTTCGGGGTGCCCGGCGGGCGGCTGATGTTCGTGTTGTTCGACCAGGGCGAGCCGCCGTGCCACGAACCCGCCCTCTGCGCCCCGGCGACCGGGTCCGTGGACCCGACGTGGCCCGAACTCCCCTGCGGGCACACCCATACGGCCGCGTGTTCTGCCGGGCAGCACAATGAGGCACCATGA
- a CDS encoding aldo/keto reductase gives MSHTIEKISKVQLGTGGPLVGVQGFGAMGISAAYGQTDDAAARDTLAATVEAGVTLIDTADMYGIGANEEFLAPFVAAHRDEITLATKFAIELRPDDPAYRAVRNDPGYVKAAVEASLRRLKVDVIDLYYMHRRDPAVPLADSVGAMAELVREGKVKHLGLSEVTGAELREAYAVHPIAALQSEWSLFSRDVEQSAVGAAAELGVALVPYSPLGRGFLTGSFTDASTELSSDDFRQMQPRFSGDNAKTNAALLEPLHKIAGVHDATAAQIALAWVQQRSQVHGLAVVPIPGTRKRSRLLENAAATRITLTADELALLEPIAGQVAGDRYSDMSQTSTAREARA, from the coding sequence ATGAGCCACACCATCGAGAAGATCAGCAAGGTCCAACTGGGCACCGGCGGACCCCTCGTCGGCGTCCAGGGCTTCGGTGCCATGGGCATCAGCGCCGCCTACGGGCAGACGGACGACGCGGCGGCCCGCGACACCCTGGCGGCCACCGTCGAGGCGGGCGTCACCCTCATCGACACCGCCGACATGTACGGCATCGGCGCCAACGAGGAGTTTCTCGCGCCCTTCGTCGCCGCGCACCGCGACGAGATCACGCTGGCCACGAAGTTCGCCATCGAGCTGCGCCCCGACGACCCGGCGTACCGTGCCGTCCGCAACGACCCCGGCTACGTTAAAGCGGCCGTCGAGGCGAGCCTGCGCCGGCTGAAGGTCGACGTCATCGACCTCTACTACATGCACCGCCGCGACCCCGCCGTCCCGCTCGCCGACTCCGTGGGCGCCATGGCCGAGCTGGTGCGCGAGGGCAAGGTCAAGCACCTCGGCCTGAGCGAGGTCACCGGCGCCGAGCTGCGCGAGGCGTACGCCGTGCACCCCATCGCCGCCCTGCAGTCGGAGTGGTCGCTCTTCAGCCGCGACGTCGAGCAGAGCGCGGTCGGCGCGGCCGCCGAGCTCGGGGTGGCGCTGGTGCCCTACTCGCCCCTGGGCCGGGGCTTCCTGACCGGGTCCTTCACCGACGCGAGCACGGAGCTGTCAAGCGACGACTTCCGGCAGATGCAGCCGCGCTTCAGCGGCGACAACGCGAAGACGAACGCGGCGCTGCTCGAACCGCTGCACAAGATCGCGGGCGTCCACGACGCCACCGCGGCGCAGATCGCGCTGGCGTGGGTGCAGCAGCGGTCCCAGGTGCACGGTCTCGCGGTCGTACCGATCCCCGGAACGCGCAAGCGCAGCCGCCTGCTTGAGAACGCAGCCGCCACCCGGATCACGCTGACCGCCGACGAGCTGGCGCTGCTGGAGCCGATCGCCGGGCAGGTCGCGGGCGACCGCTACTCGGACATGTCGCAGACCTCGACCGCCCGCGAGGCCCGGGCCTGA
- a CDS encoding glycoside hydrolase family 19 protein — translation MSRQRLIAFLAALAAVVGLVVLVPLSSPASAASCAAAWKSSSVYTGGMSASYNSHNWSAKWWTQGETPGAADVWADQGTCSGGSGGTGGSTGGTGSCSYPAWAAGHAYVTGDIVRYSNGLNYIATHDNPGYDPTISTWYWSPYTCSGSITGGTSGGTNPPPSSGFVVSEAQFNQMFPGRNSFYTYGGLTAALSAYPGFATTGSDTVKKQEAAAFLANVSHETGGLVYIVEQNTANYPHYCDASQPYGCPAGQSAYYGRGPIQLSWNFNYKAAGDSLGIDLLDSPNLVQTDPAVAWKTGLWYWNTQSGPGTMTPHNAMVNGAGFGETIRSINGSIECNGGNPGEVQDRVNAYQRFTSVLGVPTGGNLSC, via the coding sequence TTGTCGAGACAGCGTCTCATCGCCTTCCTCGCCGCGCTCGCGGCCGTCGTGGGCCTGGTCGTCCTCGTGCCCCTGTCGTCCCCGGCCTCGGCGGCGAGCTGCGCCGCCGCCTGGAAGTCGTCCTCGGTCTACACCGGCGGCATGTCCGCCTCGTACAACAGCCACAACTGGTCCGCGAAGTGGTGGACGCAGGGCGAGACGCCGGGCGCCGCCGACGTCTGGGCCGACCAGGGCACATGCAGCGGCGGCTCGGGCGGCACCGGCGGCTCCACCGGCGGTACCGGCAGCTGCAGTTACCCGGCCTGGGCGGCCGGCCACGCGTACGTCACCGGTGACATCGTGCGGTACAGCAACGGCCTCAACTACATCGCCACCCACGACAACCCGGGCTACGACCCGACGATCAGCACCTGGTACTGGAGCCCCTACACCTGCTCCGGCTCGATCACCGGCGGCACCTCGGGGGGCACCAACCCGCCGCCGAGCAGCGGATTCGTGGTCAGCGAGGCGCAGTTCAACCAGATGTTCCCGGGCCGGAACTCCTTCTACACCTACGGCGGCCTGACCGCGGCGCTCAGCGCGTACCCGGGCTTCGCCACCACCGGCAGCGACACGGTGAAGAAGCAGGAGGCCGCGGCCTTCCTCGCCAACGTCAGCCACGAGACCGGCGGACTGGTCTACATCGTGGAGCAGAACACCGCCAACTACCCGCACTACTGCGACGCGAGCCAGCCCTACGGCTGCCCCGCGGGACAGTCGGCGTACTACGGCCGCGGGCCCATCCAGCTCAGCTGGAACTTCAACTACAAGGCGGCCGGCGACTCGCTCGGCATCGACCTGCTGGACAGCCCCAACCTCGTCCAGACCGATCCGGCCGTCGCCTGGAAGACCGGCCTGTGGTACTGGAACACCCAGTCCGGCCCCGGCACAATGACCCCGCACAACGCCATGGTCAACGGCGCCGGGTTCGGCGAGACCATCCGCAGCATCAACGGCAGCATCGAGTGCAACGGCGGCAACCCCGGCGAGGTCCAGGACCGCGTGAACGCCTACCAGCGCTTCACGTCCGTCCTGGGCGTGCCGACGGGCGGCAACCTGTCCTGCTGA
- a CDS encoding DUF7617 domain-containing protein — translation MLRLLLSLSAHPPAPRPRRLAARAAVAVSAALLATAAASLSPVVAQGAAGTQAPAAAPLSGGSTLVKTAQNTTSPGAAQAQHADTLNWAVAYHSAATGDPAAATVTDPISGAGTGQSYVPGSLHVPPGWTPQWSTDGSTFTGTDQGAATTAVRATDPSATGPGTGVSSDLLPPVQAATRTTGGDGFTPILFRAPSGDVEAWNIYHHSGPAAPLVVCNDLSSGQPCPGGPWPRPLNTAPGPLGSGNTGNVFTTLTPQYVQDPGRPGVVYYPAVAAGSVGAGCLDMGARADCGFFPLAAASGSPSSANGLAGLVAQGGKLYGVASTGQVLCLDIASQSPCAGQPFAAIVPPNHDLPGNTNALYQGSMVVGAGKVYASSAPMSSGSTAPGRPALGCFDPATGAVCAGWTTPHPAGPNANAYTYNAFLAYDTAGQPTGVCTADSTGGSPSTSCYALDGGPLAAPATGLDALPAGTLIFNPEVVNAGGDNRSYFGVWGGPLPGDTVCYSWTHAQPCAGFPVVAGHPAVNGGVTRDYGYAYDATTRCLVGLGDAGILFSMDPATGSSPCLHTGASVTLKPADFYCDGGTGHVAAYTEARLTGLDLAHTDPAATTVSVTDPDGTVIATPPLSPSGTVDLSGISAAAHPSITVTAQFSLTDTSDFGAGKHPALTASFQGDDPQVCLRTVVTADCATSQVSDTATGSDATGALTSNTVTVPVQPGSACQPHVSINKEICAGSSSHCGPGGSGPWVKSSPVGLLQVLGTAYWRITVSNAGPVAATGVTVNDPTTPSCSQAAGTFTLAAGASRQVYCNSFLLALPVKNTATASYTAANSPQGTHPTTTDPSSAVACSLLCFLLPTEHH, via the coding sequence ATGCTCCGGCTCCTACTCTCCCTTTCCGCGCACCCTCCGGCCCCGAGACCGCGCCGGTTAGCCGCGCGGGCCGCCGTCGCCGTGTCGGCGGCGCTGCTCGCGACGGCGGCCGCTTCGCTCTCCCCGGTCGTCGCCCAGGGCGCGGCCGGGACGCAGGCCCCGGCGGCCGCTCCGCTGAGCGGCGGCTCGACGCTGGTCAAGACCGCGCAGAACACCACCAGCCCCGGCGCCGCCCAGGCCCAGCACGCGGACACCCTCAACTGGGCCGTCGCCTACCACAGCGCGGCCACCGGCGACCCGGCCGCGGCGACCGTCACCGACCCGATCAGCGGCGCTGGCACCGGGCAGTCGTACGTACCCGGCTCGCTGCACGTGCCGCCCGGCTGGACTCCGCAGTGGTCCACCGACGGCAGCACCTTCACCGGCACCGACCAGGGCGCCGCGACCACCGCCGTGCGGGCCACCGATCCGTCGGCGACCGGCCCGGGCACCGGCGTGAGCAGTGACCTGCTGCCGCCGGTCCAGGCCGCCACCCGCACCACCGGCGGTGACGGCTTCACGCCGATCCTCTTCCGGGCGCCGTCCGGGGACGTCGAGGCGTGGAACATCTACCACCACAGCGGGCCCGCCGCCCCCCTGGTGGTCTGCAACGACCTGTCCTCCGGCCAGCCCTGCCCCGGCGGCCCGTGGCCACGACCGCTCAACACCGCGCCGGGGCCGCTCGGTTCGGGCAACACCGGCAACGTCTTCACGACGCTCACCCCGCAGTACGTGCAGGACCCGGGCCGGCCCGGCGTCGTCTACTACCCGGCCGTCGCTGCCGGTTCGGTCGGTGCCGGCTGCCTGGACATGGGCGCCCGCGCCGACTGCGGCTTCTTCCCGCTGGCCGCCGCGTCGGGCTCCCCGAGCAGCGCCAACGGGCTCGCCGGACTCGTCGCCCAGGGCGGCAAGCTCTACGGCGTCGCCAGCACGGGCCAGGTGCTGTGCCTGGACATCGCGTCCCAGTCCCCCTGCGCGGGGCAGCCGTTCGCCGCGATCGTGCCGCCCAACCACGACCTGCCGGGCAACACCAACGCCCTCTACCAGGGCTCCATGGTGGTCGGCGCCGGCAAAGTCTACGCGTCCTCGGCGCCGATGTCGTCCGGCTCCACCGCGCCGGGGCGCCCGGCGCTCGGCTGCTTCGACCCTGCCACCGGCGCGGTCTGCGCGGGCTGGACCACCCCGCACCCGGCGGGACCCAACGCGAACGCGTACACGTACAACGCCTTCCTGGCCTACGACACCGCCGGCCAGCCGACCGGTGTCTGCACGGCCGACAGCACCGGCGGTTCGCCGTCGACCAGTTGCTACGCGCTGGACGGCGGCCCGCTGGCCGCGCCGGCGACCGGGCTGGACGCGCTGCCCGCCGGGACGCTGATCTTCAATCCCGAGGTCGTCAACGCGGGCGGTGACAACCGCAGTTACTTCGGCGTCTGGGGCGGCCCGCTGCCCGGCGACACCGTCTGCTACAGCTGGACGCACGCCCAGCCGTGCGCCGGCTTCCCCGTGGTCGCCGGGCACCCGGCGGTCAACGGCGGTGTGACGCGGGACTACGGCTACGCCTACGACGCCACCACCCGCTGCCTGGTCGGCCTCGGTGACGCGGGCATCCTCTTCTCCATGGACCCGGCGACCGGCAGCTCCCCCTGCCTGCACACCGGCGCCTCGGTCACCCTCAAGCCCGCGGACTTCTACTGCGACGGCGGCACCGGGCACGTCGCCGCCTACACCGAGGCGCGGCTGACCGGCCTCGACCTCGCGCACACCGACCCGGCGGCCACCACCGTCTCGGTCACCGACCCCGACGGAACGGTCATCGCCACCCCGCCCCTGTCGCCGTCCGGCACCGTCGACCTGTCCGGCATCTCGGCGGCAGCCCACCCCTCGATCACCGTCACCGCGCAGTTCAGCCTCACCGACACCAGTGACTTCGGCGCCGGAAAGCATCCGGCGCTGACCGCCTCCTTCCAGGGCGACGACCCGCAGGTCTGCCTGCGTACGGTCGTCACCGCGGACTGCGCGACCAGCCAGGTCAGCGACACCGCCACCGGCAGCGACGCCACCGGCGCGCTGACCTCCAACACCGTCACCGTCCCGGTGCAGCCCGGGTCGGCGTGCCAGCCGCATGTCTCGATCAACAAGGAGATCTGCGCCGGCAGTTCCTCGCACTGCGGTCCCGGAGGGTCGGGCCCGTGGGTCAAGTCCAGTCCCGTCGGGCTGCTGCAGGTGCTCGGCACGGCCTACTGGCGGATCACCGTCAGCAACGCGGGACCGGTCGCCGCGACCGGCGTCACCGTCAACGATCCGACGACGCCGTCCTGTTCACAGGCGGCCGGCACCTTCACCCTGGCTGCGGGCGCCAGCCGGCAGGTCTACTGCAACTCCTTCCTGCTGGCGCTCCCGGTGAAGAACACGGCGACGGCGAGCTACACCGCCGCCAACTCCCCGCAGGGCACCCACCCGACGACCACGGACCCGTCATCGGCCGTGGCCTGCTCGCTGCTGTGCTTCCTGCTGCCGACCGAGCACCACTGA
- a CDS encoding N-acetylmuramoyl-L-alanine amidase: MERPNPAVPSRRSLLRGGLGLGAAATAGLTAGLWPAGAAQAADGPAGAALTADGPADAVRAVDRPAALRAGTVDYPSATWAAASTANYTAASRPTTYPIQMVVIHVTQETFADTITLFKDPAHAASAHYVVRSADGAIDQCVREHDVAWHAGNWDYNTRSIGIEHEGWVDQPSYFTTALYHASAALTAEICDKYGIPKDRNHIIGHSQVPGTDHTDPGPNWDWVRYIRLVNGV; encoded by the coding sequence ATGGAACGCCCCAATCCCGCCGTGCCCAGCCGCCGTTCGCTGCTGCGCGGCGGCCTCGGCCTCGGTGCCGCCGCCACCGCGGGCCTCACCGCCGGCCTCTGGCCCGCCGGAGCCGCGCAGGCAGCCGACGGACCCGCAGGTGCCGCGCTGACAGCCGACGGACCCGCCGACGCCGTGCGGGCGGTCGACCGACCCGCCGCCCTCCGCGCCGGGACGGTGGACTACCCGTCAGCCACCTGGGCGGCGGCCAGCACCGCCAACTACACCGCCGCCAGCAGGCCGACCACGTATCCGATCCAGATGGTGGTCATCCACGTCACCCAGGAGACCTTCGCCGACACGATCACGCTCTTCAAGGACCCGGCCCACGCCGCCTCGGCGCATTACGTGGTCCGGTCCGCCGACGGCGCCATCGACCAGTGCGTCCGCGAGCACGACGTCGCCTGGCACGCGGGGAACTGGGACTACAACACGCGCAGCATCGGCATCGAGCACGAGGGCTGGGTGGACCAGCCGTCCTACTTCACCACCGCGCTCTACCACGCCTCGGCGGCGCTCACGGCGGAGATCTGCGACAAGTACGGCATCCCCAAGGACCGCAACCACATCATCGGCCACTCCCAGGTCCCCGGCACCGACCACACCGACCCGGGGCCCAACTGGGACTGGGTGCGCTACATCCGCCTGGTCAACGGCGTCTGA
- a CDS encoding putative quinol monooxygenase: MTHYQVIAHHHIAPDQDLDEVLALYPKLAEAARKEPGNVSFEVFRQLDDERSVVILERYTSRAAFAEHERTAHFQDVLIGQIVPRLGDRWREAYDVPTAG; the protein is encoded by the coding sequence ATGACGCACTACCAGGTCATCGCCCACCACCACATCGCTCCCGACCAGGACCTGGACGAGGTGCTCGCCCTCTATCCGAAGCTCGCGGAAGCTGCCCGCAAGGAGCCGGGCAATGTCTCCTTCGAGGTCTTCCGGCAGCTGGACGACGAGCGTTCCGTGGTGATCCTGGAGCGCTACACCTCGCGCGCGGCATTCGCCGAGCACGAGCGGACGGCGCATTTCCAGGACGTGCTGATCGGCCAGATCGTGCCGCGCCTGGGCGACAGGTGGCGCGAGGCGTACGACGTCCCGACCGCCGGCTGA
- a CDS encoding M23 family metallopeptidase, with product MASNQPAYAPAPVAEPTGEWPFGERDEPLPSGAPSDGSAATPSSSSPASSAPSHDGYDYGSEPAGLRSQLRLPRQRTGLPARGAAVGSAVLGMAAMAAVGAGGVAEAADAPPAGPPISLPDSPGFPDALPAQAVPAPQPEVSVGTPSYDPSAVVQATGTADAPHPAVTAAANDAAQDAHGEEDVAAAATPVDPGEALRTRIVDQVTRQRDAAARAEREAAEKSAAEQAAKEAAARKVREQAAAAKAEAEAKAKAAADAAARAEAERLARLAVSYVKPVASYTLTTAFGESGNMWATHTGQDFAAPTGTPVHAVHSGTVTSAGWAGSFGYRVVLRLDDGTELWYCHLSTMVATSGEVVTGDTIGRVGATGNVPGPHLHLEVRPGGGAPVDPVPWLYGHDVAV from the coding sequence GTGGCGTCCAACCAGCCTGCCTACGCTCCTGCCCCGGTAGCAGAACCGACCGGGGAGTGGCCCTTCGGGGAGCGGGACGAGCCCCTGCCGTCCGGCGCCCCCTCCGACGGCTCCGCCGCCACCCCTTCCTCGTCCTCGCCGGCGTCGTCCGCGCCGTCCCACGACGGCTACGACTACGGTTCGGAGCCCGCCGGCCTGCGCAGCCAGCTGCGCCTGCCGCGGCAGCGCACCGGCCTGCCCGCCCGTGGCGCGGCGGTCGGCAGCGCCGTGCTGGGCATGGCGGCCATGGCCGCGGTCGGTGCCGGTGGAGTGGCCGAGGCGGCCGACGCGCCGCCCGCCGGGCCGCCGATATCGCTGCCGGACTCGCCCGGCTTCCCCGACGCACTGCCCGCACAGGCGGTCCCGGCCCCGCAGCCCGAGGTCTCGGTCGGCACACCGTCGTACGACCCCTCCGCCGTCGTCCAGGCGACCGGCACGGCGGACGCCCCACACCCGGCCGTTACGGCGGCTGCTAATGACGCCGCCCAGGACGCGCACGGCGAGGAGGACGTGGCCGCCGCCGCGACCCCCGTCGACCCCGGCGAGGCGCTGCGCACCCGCATCGTCGACCAGGTCACCCGGCAGCGCGACGCCGCCGCCCGCGCCGAGCGCGAGGCCGCCGAGAAGTCCGCCGCCGAGCAGGCGGCCAAGGAGGCCGCCGCCCGCAAGGTGCGCGAGCAGGCCGCAGCCGCGAAGGCCGAGGCCGAGGCGAAGGCCAAGGCGGCCGCGGACGCCGCCGCGCGGGCGGAGGCCGAACGGCTCGCCCGGCTCGCCGTCTCCTACGTCAAGCCGGTCGCCTCCTACACCCTCACCACCGCCTTCGGCGAGTCCGGCAACATGTGGGCGACCCACACCGGCCAGGACTTCGCCGCCCCCACCGGCACCCCGGTGCACGCCGTCCACAGCGGCACGGTCACCTCGGCCGGCTGGGCGGGCTCGTTCGGCTACCGGGTGGTCCTCCGCCTCGATGACGGCACCGAGCTGTGGTACTGCCACCTGTCGACGATGGTCGCCACGTCCGGCGAGGTCGTCACCGGCGACACCATCGGCCGGGTCGGCGCGACCGGCAACGTACCGGGGCCGCACCTGCACCTCGAAGTACGACCCGGTGGTGGCGCGCCCGTCGATCCGGTGCCGTGGCTGTACGGTCATGATGTCGCGGTCTGA
- a CDS encoding DUF4240 domain-containing protein: MDTDSFWALLEDSRRHGFGGDKRDAWLRQALACLSAGEIVGFQACLDRMTDEAFTWNLWGAADRIFGGWCSDDDFRAFQHWMMGLGRAAFEAAVNDADVLAYAPEVLRLAGRPRSAWPAEDRPGWPTLDRLGLEAYELATGPSDDFGDAFYAAVRRAAGPSGHGGAPPVPYGSRDPSGSRWTARDEEEAARRLPRLSVMFPLDGPTGTGSDPR, from the coding sequence ATGGACACCGACTCCTTCTGGGCCCTCCTTGAGGACTCCCGGCGGCATGGATTCGGCGGTGACAAGCGTGATGCCTGGCTCCGCCAAGCGCTCGCGTGCCTGTCCGCCGGGGAGATCGTGGGCTTTCAGGCCTGCCTCGACCGGATGACCGACGAGGCCTTCACCTGGAATCTGTGGGGTGCCGCCGACCGGATCTTCGGCGGCTGGTGTTCCGACGACGATTTCCGCGCCTTCCAGCACTGGATGATGGGCCTGGGCCGGGCCGCGTTCGAGGCGGCGGTCAACGACGCCGACGTCCTGGCCTACGCCCCCGAGGTCCTGCGGCTCGCCGGCCGCCCCAGGTCCGCCTGGCCCGCCGAGGACCGGCCCGGCTGGCCGACCCTCGACAGGCTCGGGCTGGAGGCGTACGAGCTGGCGACCGGGCCGTCCGACGACTTCGGCGACGCCTTCTACGCCGCCGTACGCCGCGCCGCCGGCCCCTCCGGGCACGGCGGCGCCCCACCGGTCCCGTACGGCAGCCGCGACCCGTCAGGGAGCCGCTGGACGGCCCGTGACGAGGAGGAGGCGGCCAGGCGGCTGCCCCGGCTCAGCGTCATGTTCCCGCTGGACGGGCCCACCGGCACCGGCTCCGATCCGCGTTGA
- a CDS encoding DUF4232 domain-containing protein translates to MLQLVFQNTGSAPCTLHGYPGVSFVKAHNTQLGKAAERTGTIKSSPVTLIPNAHAYADLRTVNGVGGYDPGKCDLTTVPTLRVYPPNQTESTNIPWNKKECVGSSVQNLQVGPVHSNR, encoded by the coding sequence ATGCTCCAGCTGGTCTTCCAGAACACCGGCAGCGCCCCCTGCACCCTGCACGGCTACCCGGGTGTCTCCTTCGTGAAGGCCCACAACACGCAGCTCGGCAAGGCGGCCGAGCGGACCGGCACCATCAAGTCCTCCCCGGTCACGCTGATCCCCAACGCCCACGCCTACGCCGACCTGCGGACCGTCAACGGGGTGGGCGGCTACGACCCGGGCAAGTGCGACCTGACCACCGTGCCCACCCTCCGCGTCTACCCGCCGAACCAGACCGAGTCCACGAACATCCCGTGGAACAAGAAGGAATGCGTCGGCTCCTCCGTGCAGAACCTCCAGGTGGGCCCGGTGCACTCCAACCGCTGA
- a CDS encoding TetR/AcrR family transcriptional regulator, with translation MDTSAIPERRPPHGGPAARGDLPEPAAPERRLTPKGLATRARILDAAATLIHQQGAHLTNNENVRQAAGVSGSQLMRHFPTKESLVRGVIAWQAEAVVGALRELGAFDSVPALRRWARSYGDRDDLACGGCPFGALAAEVLKVYPEIRDEVAAGFARWGEVFRAGLQAMADRGELTQDADPVGLAHLLMAAFQGGMLLDQAAGDTRASRAALDGAVSYIATFATTAPTDAPAPVVPTAPPARPGGSRTGQNGLDSP, from the coding sequence ATGGACACCTCGGCCATACCGGAACGGCGCCCGCCCCACGGCGGCCCCGCCGCACGGGGTGACCTGCCGGAACCCGCCGCCCCCGAGCGCCGGCTCACCCCGAAGGGCCTGGCCACCCGGGCGCGCATCCTCGACGCCGCGGCGACGCTGATCCACCAGCAGGGCGCCCACCTCACGAACAACGAGAACGTCCGGCAGGCGGCGGGAGTGAGCGGGTCCCAGCTGATGCGGCACTTCCCGACCAAGGAGAGCCTGGTCCGAGGGGTGATCGCCTGGCAGGCGGAGGCCGTTGTCGGCGCGCTTCGCGAACTCGGCGCGTTCGACAGCGTCCCGGCCCTGCGCCGGTGGGCGCGGTCCTACGGCGACCGGGACGATCTGGCGTGTGGCGGCTGCCCGTTCGGGGCGCTGGCGGCGGAAGTGCTCAAGGTCTACCCGGAGATACGGGACGAGGTGGCCGCGGGGTTCGCCCGCTGGGGCGAGGTCTTCCGTGCGGGGCTGCAGGCGATGGCGGACCGCGGCGAACTCACCCAGGACGCCGACCCCGTAGGACTCGCCCACCTGCTGATGGCCGCGTTCCAGGGCGGGATGCTGCTCGACCAGGCCGCCGGCGACACCCGGGCGTCGCGCGCGGCGCTGGACGGCGCCGTCTCGTACATCGCGACCTTCGCGACCACCGCACCGACCGACGCCCCCGCACCGGTCGTCCCGACCGCGCCGCCCGCCCGGCCCGGCGGATCCCGCACCGGACAAAATGGGCTTGACAGCCCATAA